The region tgctctgcaacgggagaggccacagcagtgagaggcccgcgtaccgccaaaaaaaaaaaaaaaaaaagggtttgtATGTTAAGTATTTCACTCTTGGGGATAATGATTATTgccatttttcccctcctttaAGTCATCTGTTAACTAATTGCATTACAGAACCAGAATTTCTCACTTTCTTCCATATCATGGTAAAGATTTACCTGGCTCTTGACTGAGTTTCCTGCTAACCTTTGCtcatgagattttttaaaatagcaactgTTCTGTGGTGTAATCTTTCTAACATAGCAACTATTTGAATATCAAAACTCTTTCCCCAAACAGATAAGACACATGCCCAAAGTGCACTACATGAGGAAACAACCAGACATCACAGAAGGCATGCGAACAATTCTGGTGGACTGGCTGGTTGAGGTGGGAGAAGAATATAAGCTTCGGGCAGAGACTCTCTACCTGGCCGTCAACTTCCTGGACAGGTTTCTTTCCTGCATGTCTGTTCTGAGAGGGAAACTGCAGCTTGTAGGAACAGCAGCTCTTCTCCTGGCTTCGTAAGTGTTCTTCAGCTCAAATAATGTGAAACTTCAGCCTGTCAAAACACTTGATTTCCGTTCCCATTTATTGGAGGAATGCAGTGCTCGATAAGTAAAACTTATTCATGCCTCCTTTGATAGAATGTCATCATTTTTACAGTGTTTACTGAGAATCTGAGTCTTACCATATGTTCACTTTTCCATTTGGATGTTTAAGATCCTCTTAACAAGAAGTTCAATATCATGACTAAGGCAGACATCAGCTCAAATTCAGGATCCAATTTAACTATTTTGTGGTGTAGTCTTTTGGCTGTATTCTAGTATGAGTAAATGTCCTATTATAAGAGATTTTGGTTACATAAAAGTCTTCTCTTCATGATCTAGCAAGTGACTCATAATAACACAGTTTATTTGGTTATAGTGAATAAGCTATTTTAGCTGGTCCCTGTTACTATCAATCATTCATAACAATATCTAATTGTGTAGAAAAGGGCTAGGTTGTGgctaatattcttttaaataagtGACCTGCTAGTGAATGGTAGTTTCCTTTCTATTCTTCTGGTCTCAGACATAATACTTATTAATGCCTAAAATATTGCAAACATTTCCCTacagaaaggagaaacaaaaccaaagaatcGATAACTGTGAAATTGTATCATTATCTATCTCTTGGATACATAGCATCTTTTGCTAATTCAATAGAGAAAACTGAACATGATCTTTCAAAAAAATCTAAGACCAAAGGAGTTTTTTCCTACCATTGTGTTCAACATAACATTCTTTTCCAAAAgatgatttggggcttccctgatggtgcagtggttgagagtccgcctgccgatgcaggggacatgggtttgtgccccagtccgggaagatcccacatgccgcggagtggctgggcccgtgagccatggctgctgagcctgcgcgtccagagcctgtgctctgcaatgggagaggccacgacagtgagacgcccacgtaccgcaaaaacaaaaacaaaagatgatTTGAAGTCTATAGAATTAAGAGGAATTCACCCACATGTCTGTCATTCAGAATCTTTCAGCATACCAGAAGCCAAAACCTAAAACTCCCAGTTGGAAATTGTTTCTTTACTATCTCGTAGCAGTAAGTACGACATATCCTTGTCATACTCATGTTCTTGTTCTGGAAACAAGCTCCTCCTCTTTTCACACCTGTACCATTTCGTGATTTGTAAGTGATATTTAAGTCTGCAAGGGCCATGTGACAGGCATGGTTGTGACAGCACAAGAGGGAGAGCACAGGGTCGAAGCTTTACTTCCCCAAACTCTTTCCCTTTTGTAGgaaatatgaagaaatatatcCACCTGGAATAGATGAGTTTGTCTTTATAACTGATGATACCTACACAAAACAACAACTGCTGAGAATGGAACACCTGCTCCTGAAGGTCCTGGCTTTTGACCTGACAGTGCCAACCACCAACCAGTTTCTCCTTCAGTACTTAAGGAGGCAAGGGGTGTGTGTCAGGACTGAGAACCTGGCCAAGGTAGGCCACATGACTTCCAAGAACTTCAGTgccaaatggataaaaaaagcaGCCTCCTTcagttcttccttccttttcagttCTTTGCCTTGGGCCCAGAAAAGCTTTTTGGCAACTGGAAGAGAACTAATTCTAAGAACATGACTTTTGCTTACGAGACATTGCTATTAATCGTGTTTGGCAGACACGGGTTGTCTAATCACCCAGGTCTTAGAAAAAATTTAAGCTTGGAAACTGTTCTCTTGTTATATACAGACCACATACAAGCAATACCTCTTAGGTTTACAGAATGGGAACAAGATAAATATGGCTCTATTTGGCTCTAATCTAATCCTAACTTGTTAAGTAATGAAGCACTATTTGGTCATTTGGAGTTCTAAACTTTAGTTGAAGGCACTAAAGTATTGGTTTGGAAAACTTGGTTTCCATCCATAATGATCTAATATATCTGGTATTTATATGCCATGCAAAGAGTAATAAGGATGTCTCTATAAATTTCCCaatatgtttcttttaatttgatAAGTTCCCACTGGTACTGTTCTAGCCTATGAACTGCATGTATTTGCCTGATAAATTAATAGCTTTAACATGGACATATTTTTGCCTTTGGCTGAAGGCTCTAGTCTGCTCCAGTGGCCAGAGCAATGCTACTTGACCAGCATAAACCTGCACTACTATAGTATAAGTAACCCATCATGTATACTGTATGGTTAGGCCAAATACTTGCCTATCCGTTTTGAAATTTACTTGAAATTCATTACAACGTAAATGTTATTCTGGTTATGGACAGGCATAGCAATTACTAACCCAGTGAATAATTTTGTGCATCTATTTCTGCACTCATCACTAGATGCACACTGAACAAAGATGACACAGTTTGTCCCCTTGACATTTCTAGGTTTGCTTGTAACCTTAGTCAAATTCCTAATTCCAATGAGATTTTCTCTCTTGTGCTTAGTATGTAGCAGAACTGAGTCTCCTTGAAGCTGACCCGTTCTTGAAATACCTTCCTTCACTGATCGCTGCAGCTGCTTACTGCCTGGCAAACTATACTGTGAACAGGTACTTCTGGGTAAGTGCTTGTTGCTTCTTTCTAGATGAACCTCAAGGCCTATCTAAAGTCTGCTCAGTAACCCTGAAGGCTTAGAATGGGCTGGCCTCTTGTGAAGGAGAGTTAGTTTAATAAGGAACTGGTTGCCTTGCCAGCAGACTACAACGTGCCGCTGAGTACTGCAGGTCAGTCTTCATGGCTTGGACTCAGTGGCTTAGCTCACTGGGGAGCAGAGGTTGCAGGAAGTCAAGGGGATGGTGGTGGCAAGCTCATTGAATGGAAGCAGGTCTGGAAACCTCAACACCCACCTTTATGCAAGGAGGGCTGTTGTAGTATAAGCATTGACCACTTCAAGGCAAAAGATGTTGACTTTTCCCCTCTGTGTAAAATAACCTGGGTCCAGTTAGGATGGTCAGAGGTTGTATCAGGCTTTCAAAGGAACAGGGCAGTTAGCATTGCTTCTTGGCTTGTGACGGTTGGCAAGATTAGAGATGGGCCCCTTAGATTTGGTTCTGAAGGCTCACTTTGTGCTACAAGAGTGGGgcatctacttttatttttctagaattctTAGTTTTTATTCTGAATTTGGCTAAGACTCATTCATATGCTATTTAAATAGAGTGTACAGGTAAGTCGAGGCCCTTTAGAGGCCAGTAAAAAATCCTGCTCATGAGAGAATAAACTGTCCCCAAATTGAGCATTATAATTGTACAATGTGAGCAAATTTAGAATTCTGTTTTTCCTAATATCTTATTTCTAAAGACTTTGAGGAAGGATTACAGTTTCTTTTGAGATGAACATGGATACTCACTAAGTGATTAATCTCCTTTATTTCACCGTTTTATCTTCAGATTTCTGATATCTTATAAAGCTGTATGatgccattttcttcttttgtcttttgttttgattAGCCAGAAACCCTTGCTACGTTTACAGGCTATTCATTAAGTGAAATTGTGCCTTGCCTGAGTGAGCTACATAAAGTGTGCCTGGGTATTCCCCACCGACCTCAGCAAGCAATTAGGGAGAAGTACAAGGCTTCAAAGTAAGCTCCTGAGATTCTCTTACCTGGGCTCACTATTTAAAGCTTTAACGAGTGATAgtaatttcagaattaaaaacacaacaaattgCATATCTGGTGCGAGGATGGAAGAGTAAGGTTTCATGTCAAATCAAGAAAATCAGTTTGGAGGGGCCTAGATTTATAACTTGTCAGCATTGTAGTACATCTAGTCAGCCAGCtccttcctttctgttaaaactACTAGAAAGTTTTCTGTGGCCCACATGAGATTTTATGAAACCAAAGTCCTTGGCTTGTGCTGAACTTGCTTTGGGTCTTATTTCAGGTACATGCACGTGTCTCTCGTGGAACCACCCGCAGTCCTTCCTCTACGATAAGTTTCAGAACCGAAGCGCTTTCAGAACTTAATCTCCAGATCAACAGAATTGGTCTTGATTTTTATAGGTTTCTGCAGGTTGGGTCAAACTAGTGTTGCTATGATATAGATGACATATTTTTTAGAATGTAAATGTATTGAGGTTCTCTTAGACATTGGTAGCTTGTAATATAGTCTAAACTTCCTAAAGAATAAACAACTTGCCTTCTGACCACGTGTTAGGCTTATTTACTGATTTCCATGGCTGACACACCTGCCTGGAATTTTAGTTGAGAGTATTACAAATGTCATCTTTATTTCAAGAACGCTTCTGTGTTGGTTTTATAAATCTGGCATGCTATTAGGATGAAGTGTTCTGAGGAATCCAGAGACTTTCATGTGTGGTAAATAGCTACTCGGAGActctttccttcctgtctttttaCTCCTCATGTAGGTCTCCATAAGTTGGCAAGGGATGAACTCCAAGCCTAAACAGATTAGTGAAGGGATGTAAACAAGCACGGTCTATTCTAGTTTCTCTATTGGACCCTAGGCAGTAAAGACAGTGGGTTGAGGACTGAATTGGTCGGGTAACTCTGAGaggtaatttacatttaattctaaGTCAGGGAAATGATGCTTACTTTGTAAAGGGATACCATTATGTCAACGTCCAGTTTTGATTTAGTCACTCATCAAGCATATATTTTAGCCCTAGAAGATGCTCAGagaggtagaaaaagaaaattttaccaGAGGATGGGACCTCAGAATAATTAAGCTAATCTCTCATATTCATCCCTTGGGAGATATCCATGCTAAATGCAGCTCAAACTCAAATCATTCAGGATCCTACAGTTCAACTCACTACATATTCATATATGGCTCCTTTCAGCAGCACTTACATAGTACACAAGATAAGGAAAACTGAAGCAAAAACACACTGTTTGaactttcttttaaagattgGTAGGCAAATCAAGAATAGACTTGGCCTTGAGGGAGAGTGGTGCTTACTGGGGATTGAATAGAAATTTTGTTAATCTCCAGATTAGTAGCCCTGGAGGCACACTGGCCTTCTGGCGGTGTGTGTTCTGCTTCACAGAAAGGGGTGATGTGGATTTAGGCCTTT is a window of Delphinus delphis chromosome 18, mDelDel1.2, whole genome shotgun sequence DNA encoding:
- the CCNA1 gene encoding cyclin-A1 isoform X1, coding for MHLSSSKSGVVLAPVSRGPDACQMITRAQLGQDPPQRTVLGVLTENGQYRRTCGQGITALRFFSGSENVFPPAGKKALSASGVQGPAKQGFDMYMDKPEQGDRDSCTGREGMAFEDAYEVDTRTLKSDLHFLLDFNTVSPMLVDSSLYSQSEDASDFGTDVINVTEYAEEIHQYLREAEIRHMPKVHYMRKQPDITEGMRTILVDWLVEVGEEYKLRAETLYLAVNFLDRFLSCMSVLRGKLQLVGTAALLLASKYEEIYPPGIDEFVFITDDTYTKQQLLRMEHLLLKVLAFDLTVPTTNQFLLQYLRRQGVCVRTENLAKYVAELSLLEADPFLKYLPSLIAAAAYCLANYTVNRYFWVHARVSRGTTRSPSSTISFRTEALSELNLQINRIGLDFYRFLQVGSN
- the CCNA1 gene encoding cyclin-A1 isoform X3, which encodes MHLSSSKSGVVLAPVSRGPDACQMITRAQLGQDPPQRTVLGVLTENGQYRRTCGQGITALRFFSGSENVFPPAGKKALSASGVQGPAKQGFDMYMDKPEQGDRDSCTGREGMAFEDAYEVDTRTLKSDLHFLLDFNTVSPMLVDSSLYSQSEDASDFGTDVINVTEYAEEIHQYLREAEIRHMPKVHYMRKQPDITEGMRTILVDWLVEVGEEYKLRAETLYLAVNFLDRFLSCMSVLRGKLQLVGTAALLLASKYEEIYPPGIDEFVFITDDTYTKQQLLRMEHLLLKVLAFDLTVPTTNQFLLQYLRRQGVCVRTENLAKYVAELSLLEADPFLKYLPSLIAAAAYCLANYTVNRYFWPETLATFTGYSLSEIVPCLSELHKVCLGIPHRPQQAIREKYKASKYMHVSLVEPPAVLPLR